DNA from Amycolatopsis sp. DSM 110486:
GCGGCTGCAGCGCTGCACGATGATCTACTCGCCGGTCGACGCCGCCGCCTTCGGCACGTGGCACGGCAAGCCGGTCACGTTCCACGCCACGTTCTCGAACAAGTGCGCGGCCGATGCCCAGACCGCGGGCGTCTTTGGCTTCTAGAAACACAGTCGGCTTCTAGCAGTGTCCCGGCGGCGGTAGCTCGACGTCGAGTGCCATGGCCCGGCTGAGGTTCCAGCCGGGCCAGCTGTCGTCGTCCAGCCGCAGCAGCATCGGCCCCAGCACGCAGTCGGCGTCCGGCAGCCGTTCGGCGACCACGGGGAAGATGTCGGTGGAGAACCCCCGCAGGTACGCCAGGTCGAGCGATTTCCCGTGCTGCGCGCGGTCGATGTTCGCGCCCGCGATGCGCGCTTCCGGGTTCGCGACGGCGAGTGCCAGCAACGCGCCGGCGGCCGTCGCGATGGCCGCGCGCGGCAGCCACGACGAGCGCAGGGTGACCAGCGCCGCCCCGACGAGCAGGAACACGCAACCGAGCCAGAGCTCGCAGACCTCCACGAGCAGCCGCAGCACGGTGAAACCGTAGGCCTCCTGGTACGTCCACATGCGACTGAGCGCGGACACCACGAGCACGAGGCTCAGCGCCGCCAGCGCACCGAGCAACACCCGCTGCCGCAACCGTTCCGCGGCCGTCTCCCTGGGCGCCCAGCGCAACGCCAGCGCGATGATGCCCAACGTCAGGACCGTGCACGCGCAGAGCTGCCAGAAGCCGCCGCGAGCGTATTCGGCCGAGGTGAGGCCACCGGTGCGCAACACGTAGTCCGTGCCACCGAACAACTCCACGAGCCGGACCACGACGTAGGCGGCGAACAGCACGACCAGCGTCGCCAGTGGGACCGTCCACAAGAGACTGTCACCCTGGGCTTTGCGGTTGCCGTCGGTCGCCCGGCGCGGTGGCGCAGCCAGCACGTAGTACGCCCCCGCCGTGCCGAACGCGCCGGCGCAGAACAGGAATCCCCACTGCACGGCCGAATCCGCGCGCAGATCGGGCACGAGCGCCCCGACGAAGTGCGCGAACGTCGCGTCCGCGCTCGTCAGCAACGGCAGGAACACCGCCAGCACCGCGGCCGCGCCGAGTGTGGCCCCCAGCACCCGGCCGCGCTGCGTCCCCCGGCCCCGCAGCCCGCGCGCCACCCACGGGATCGCGTGGAACGCCTCCAGCGGCACGGCGAGCGCGTCGTAGAGCGCCGAGTTGACCGACCGCGGCCCCACCACCGCCAGCGACCCGGCCACCAACGCGGCCACGACGCACAACCCGAACAGCCACTCCGACGCCCGCACCGCCCCGACCGCCACCAGCGCGAGCGCCAGCGCCGCCCACGCGACGCTCGCCCGCCGGGCCGTCTTCTCCGCCCGCGCGCGGCGATCCACGACCACGATCAGCGCCGTCACCACCAGCGCCGCCAGCAGCCACCCGATCCCCGGCCGGTCCAATGGCACCAACGTCGCGGTCACCACGCCGGCCACCGCGACGGCCGGCAGCACCCCGGCCACGATCGGCACCACCGCCGACTTCGGCACGGGCCTCACCAGCATCGGCGTGAACGGCTCCGCGACGGCGACACCACCTCCCGAACCGGCCCCCGCGTGCGCGGTGAGTGGGGCAGCCCCCTCGACGGCCCCACCCACCGCGTTCTCCGGCGGTACCGCGTGGGCCGGTCTCGGCTTTTCCTCGGTCACGAAACAGCCTCCGTGTTCGCGTTGGCAAATCATCGAGCGCGGCAGCTTCCCCGAGGGAAGCGCCAGGAAGATCAGGCCGGCAACGTCACGCGGATCCGGCACCCCGGCGCCGCACCGGGCCCGACGCCGGCCGGGGGTTCGACAACGGCGATGGTCCCGCCGTGCAGCTCCACGACCCAGCGCGCGATGGCCAGGCCCAGGCCGGTCCCACCGCCACCGGCGCGTTCGCCGCGGGTGAAGCGTTCGAAGACGCGGTCGCGGTCGGCAGCGGGGATGCCGGGGCCTTCGTCGCGGACTTCGATGCGGGTCTCCCCCTCGTTCACGACCGCGCGGACCTCCACCGAACCACCCGCGGGACCGTGCCGAGCGGCGTTCTCCAGCAGGTTCACCACGACCTGGTACAGCCGCTCGCGATCCGCCCGCACGAACGCGCCCAGGGGCGACACGGACACGTCGAAGCGCACGCCGCGCCCCGCCGCCGCGGCCATGGCCTCCGCCTCGGCGGCGACCTCGGCCAGCAGTTCCTCCAGGTCCACGCGCGAACGGTCCAGTGACAACGTGCCGGCGTCGATGCGCGAGAGGTCCAGCAGCTCGGTGACGAGCCGGCCCAGCCGTTCGCTCTGGTGCAGGGCCGTGCGCAGCGTCGCGGCGTCGGGCGACGAAACGCCGTCGACCAAGTTCTCCAGCACGCCGCTCAACGCGGTGATGGGCGTGCGCAGCTCGTGCGAGACGTTCGCGATCAGCTCGCGCCGCTGCTGGTCGGCAGTGGCGAGGTCGGCGGCCATCTGGTTGAACGCGTGGGCGAGCGACCCGACCTCGTCGCGGGCCGTCGCGCGGATGCGGCGCGTGTAGTCGCCCTTCGCCATCGCGCGGGCCGCCGCGGTCATCTCGCGCAGCGGCCGCGTCATGCCGTGGGCCAGGATCTGCGACGTGACCAGCGCGATCAACATGGCCGTGATCGTGGTCGCGGGCGGCAGCCAGCCGATGCGGGACCAGAAGAAGAGAAACGCGATCGCCCCCGCGGCCAGCATGAGGATCGCCAGCTTGAGCTTGATCGACCGGATCGGATCGAGCGGCCGCGGCAGGAAATCGACGGCCTTCGACAGCAGCGCCTTCACGCCGGCACCTCCAACGCATACCCGACCCCGTGGACAGTGCGGATGAGGTCCGCGCCGAGCTTGCGCCGCAGTGCCTTGATGTGGCTGTCGACCGCGCGCGTGCCGGCGCCGCCCGTCGGCACGTCCCAGTCCCACACCTCGCTGAGCAGCCGTTCCCGTGGCTGGACCGCACGCGGCCGGCGCGCGAAGTGCACCAGCAGGTCGAACTCGATGGGCGTGAGCTGCGCGGGCACGCCGCCCCGGGCCACCCGTCGCTGGTCGATGTCGATCTCCAGGTCGCCCAGCACGATCCGCTCCGCTGTCGTGACCTGCGCCGACCGTTCGACCCGCCGGAGCAGTGCGCTCACGCGGGCGCTGAGCACGCGCATCGAGAACGGCTTGGTCAGGTAGTCGTCGGCACCCACGCCGAGCCCCACGAGCAGGTCGGTCTCGTCGGCGCGCGCGGTGAGCATGAGCACCGGCACCGGCCGCCGCGCCTGGATCCGGCGGCACACCTCGAGCCCGTCGAACCCCGGCAGCATCACGTCGAGCACCACGAGGTCCGGACCGAACTCGGCTTCGCCCGCCACCGCGGCCGGACCGTCGTGGGCCACGTCCACAGTGAACCCCTCGGCCCGCAGCCGGGCCGCGATCGACGCGGCGATCGTGAGGTCGTCCTCGACGACCAGCACCCGCCGTCCCCCTTTGTCCATGCCGCTGACTCTAGGGAACCAGCGTGGAGGCCATCCGGGTGAGCTGTGGAGATCTTGTGGAGAACTCCCGTCGTGTTTCGGTCACTTTGCACCGAAGATACGAGCAGATTGTGACGCACGTCATGCACTGCCGGGCAGCGAAACGCAATCGACAGTCTGCGCCGAGCGCACGCGAAGAGTGAACAGTCTGCCTCTGCCACCCGCCCTCGACCGGCGCGCACGATTCCGCAATGGAGCCGACGACACGCGAACACGCCGACGGCCGCGTGGAACTCGCCGATGTGCGGTCCCTCGCGGGCAGCCGGTTCTTCAACGAGGAACTGGCCCCCGTCCCCGTCGCCAAACGCACCTGGACCACGTACAACTACTTCGCGCTCTGGATGGGGATGGCGCACAACATCCCCAGCTACGCCCTGGCCGCGTCGCTCATCGCGCTCGGCATGAACTGGGTCCAGGCGCTCATCACGATCACCATCGGCAATATCGTGGTGCTCGCGCCGATGCTGCTCAACAGCCACGCCGGCACGAAGTACGGCATCCCGTTCCCGGTGTTCGCCCGCGCGTTCTACGGCCTGCGCGGCGCGAACCTGGCCGCGCTGCTGCGCGCGTTCATCGCGTGCGGCTGGTTCGGCATCCAGACGTGGGTGGGCGGCGAGGCGATCTACGTGATCATCGGGCGCCTCGCCGGCTCCGGCTGGCGCGACGCGACGGTGGTGTGGGGCCAGCACTGGACGCTGTGGCTGAGCTTCGCCGTGTTCTGGATCGTGCAGATGTTGATCATCTGGCGCGGCATGGATGCGGTGCGCAAGTTCGAGAACTGGACGGCCCCGCTCGTGTCGGTCGGGTTCCTCATCCTGCTCGGCTACGTGCTCGTCAAGGCCGGTGGTCTGGGCCCGATCCTCGAAGACGGGGGCAAGCTCGGCTGGGGCAGGGACTTCTGGAAGGTGTTTGCGCCGTCGCTCATGGCGATGATCGCGTTCTGGTCCACCCTCTCGCTCAACATGCCGGACTTCACGCGCTTCGGCGGCAGCCAGCGCAAGCAGGTGCGCGGGCAGATCCTGGGCCTGCCGACCACGATGACGTTCATCGCGATCGTCGCGATTCTCACGACGTCGGGCGGCCACGTGCTCTACGGCGAGGACATCTGGGACCCCGCGCAGCTCGCCGACCGCTTCGCGAGCCCGGTCGTGGTGGTCGTGGCGCTGGTGGCACTGGTGCTGGCCACGATCTCGGCGAACCTGGCGGCCAACGTCGTGAGCCCGTCCTACGACTTCTCCAACGCCTTCCCGAAGCGCATCACGTTCGCGATCGGCGGCCTGATCACAGGCATCCTGGGCATCGCGATCCAGCCGTGGCGGCTCTACTCCGACCCGAGCATCTACATCTTCGCGTGGCTCGGGTTCTACGGCGGCCTGCTCGGCGCCGTCGCCGGTGTGCTCGTGGCCGGCTACTGGGTGATCAACCGGACGCGGCTTCGGCTGCGCGACCTCTACACCCGCGACGGGATCTACTGGTTCCGCGGCGGCTGGAACTGGCGTGCCCTCGTCGCGACGCTGGTGGGCGCGGTGCTCGCCGTCGGCGGAGCCTACGGCGGACCGTTCCCCGCGGACGGTCTCATCCCGTTCCTCAAACCGCTCTACGACTACAACTGGGCGATCGGCTTCGCCAGCGCATTCCTCGTGTACGTGCTGCTCGCCCTGCCCCTGAAGAAGAAGGAGGAGACAAGTGAGCGACCTGGTTCGAGCCGGATTGATCCAGCAGCGGTGGACGGGTGACAAGGACTCGATGATCGCGAACGCCGTCGACGCCATCGGCAAGGCGGCCTCGCAGGGCGCCCAGGTCGTGTGCCTGCAGGAGCTGTTCTACGGCCCGTACTTCTGCCAGATCCAGGACGCAGACTACTACTCCTACACCGAGGGCATCCCCGACGGGCCGACCACGAAGCTCATGCAGGAAGTGGCCGAGCGCCACGGTGTGGTGCTGGTGGTGCCGATGTACGAGCAGGAGCAGTCGGGCGTCTACTACAACACCGCGGCGGTGATCGACGCGGACGGCAAGTACCTGGGCAAGCACCGCAAGAACCACATCCCGCAGGTGAAGGGGTTCTGGGAGAAGTTCTACTTCCGGCCCGGGAACATGGGCTACCCGGTGTTCGACACGGCAGTGGGCCGCATCGGCGTCTACATCTGCTACGAGCGCCACTTCCCCGAGGGCTGGCGCGCGCTGGGCCTGGCGGGGGCGAAGATCGTGTTCAACCCGTCGGCGACCAGCCGCGGCTTGTCTGAGTACCTGTGGCGCCTGGAGCAGCCGGCGGCCGCGGTGGCAAACGAGTACTTCGTGGGCACGATCAACCGCGTCGGCGTGGAACCTTTGGGCGACAACGACTTCTACGGCCAGTCGTACTTCGCGGACCCGCGCGGGCAGCTCGTGGGCGACCCCGCGTCGGACACCGAGGAGGAGATCGTGGTGCGCGACCTCGACATGGGCCGCCTCGCCGAGGTGCGCGACCTGTGGGCGTTCTACCGCGACCGCCGCCCGGACAGCTACGGACCCCTGACGGAGGCCTGATGACCACGCTCATCCAGGGGGGCCAGGTCGTCTCGCCGTCGGGCGCCGTGCTCGCCGACGTGCTGGTGGACGGCGAGCGCATCGCCGCCGTCGCCGCGCCCGGCGTGCTCAGCGCCGACGAGACGATCGACGCCACCGGAAAGTACGTGCTGCCCGGCGGGATCGACGCGCACACG
Protein-coding regions in this window:
- a CDS encoding response regulator transcription factor, with amino-acid sequence MDKGGRRVLVVEDDLTIAASIAARLRAEGFTVDVAHDGPAAVAGEAEFGPDLVVLDVMLPGFDGLEVCRRIQARRPVPVLMLTARADETDLLVGLGVGADDYLTKPFSMRVLSARVSALLRRVERSAQVTTAERIVLGDLEIDIDQRRVARGGVPAQLTPIEFDLLVHFARRPRAVQPRERLLSEVWDWDVPTGGAGTRAVDSHIKALRRKLGADLIRTVHGVGYALEVPA
- a CDS encoding HAMP domain-containing sensor histidine kinase, translating into MKALLSKAVDFLPRPLDPIRSIKLKLAILMLAAGAIAFLFFWSRIGWLPPATTITAMLIALVTSQILAHGMTRPLREMTAAARAMAKGDYTRRIRATARDEVGSLAHAFNQMAADLATADQQRRELIANVSHELRTPITALSGVLENLVDGVSSPDAATLRTALHQSERLGRLVTELLDLSRIDAGTLSLDRSRVDLEELLAEVAAEAEAMAAAAGRGVRFDVSVSPLGAFVRADRERLYQVVVNLLENAARHGPAGGSVEVRAVVNEGETRIEVRDEGPGIPAADRDRVFERFTRGERAGGGGTGLGLAIARWVVELHGGTIAVVEPPAGVGPGAAPGCRIRVTLPA
- a CDS encoding DUF4153 domain-containing protein, which translates into the protein MTEEKPRPAHAVPPENAVGGAVEGAAPLTAHAGAGSGGGVAVAEPFTPMLVRPVPKSAVVPIVAGVLPAVAVAGVVTATLVPLDRPGIGWLLAALVVTALIVVVDRRARAEKTARRASVAWAALALALVAVGAVRASEWLFGLCVVAALVAGSLAVVGPRSVNSALYDALAVPLEAFHAIPWVARGLRGRGTQRGRVLGATLGAAAVLAVFLPLLTSADATFAHFVGALVPDLRADSAVQWGFLFCAGAFGTAGAYYVLAAPPRRATDGNRKAQGDSLLWTVPLATLVVLFAAYVVVRLVELFGGTDYVLRTGGLTSAEYARGGFWQLCACTVLTLGIIALALRWAPRETAAERLRQRVLLGALAALSLVLVVSALSRMWTYQEAYGFTVLRLLVEVCELWLGCVFLLVGAALVTLRSSWLPRAAIATAAGALLALAVANPEARIAGANIDRAQHGKSLDLAYLRGFSTDIFPVVAERLPDADCVLGPMLLRLDDDSWPGWNLSRAMALDVELPPPGHC
- a CDS encoding nitrilase-related carbon-nitrogen hydrolase, coding for MSDLVRAGLIQQRWTGDKDSMIANAVDAIGKAASQGAQVVCLQELFYGPYFCQIQDADYYSYTEGIPDGPTTKLMQEVAERHGVVLVVPMYEQEQSGVYYNTAAVIDADGKYLGKHRKNHIPQVKGFWEKFYFRPGNMGYPVFDTAVGRIGVYICYERHFPEGWRALGLAGAKIVFNPSATSRGLSEYLWRLEQPAAAVANEYFVGTINRVGVEPLGDNDFYGQSYFADPRGQLVGDPASDTEEEIVVRDLDMGRLAEVRDLWAFYRDRRPDSYGPLTEA
- a CDS encoding NCS1 family nucleobase:cation symporter-1, translated to MEPTTREHADGRVELADVRSLAGSRFFNEELAPVPVAKRTWTTYNYFALWMGMAHNIPSYALAASLIALGMNWVQALITITIGNIVVLAPMLLNSHAGTKYGIPFPVFARAFYGLRGANLAALLRAFIACGWFGIQTWVGGEAIYVIIGRLAGSGWRDATVVWGQHWTLWLSFAVFWIVQMLIIWRGMDAVRKFENWTAPLVSVGFLILLGYVLVKAGGLGPILEDGGKLGWGRDFWKVFAPSLMAMIAFWSTLSLNMPDFTRFGGSQRKQVRGQILGLPTTMTFIAIVAILTTSGGHVLYGEDIWDPAQLADRFASPVVVVVALVALVLATISANLAANVVSPSYDFSNAFPKRITFAIGGLITGILGIAIQPWRLYSDPSIYIFAWLGFYGGLLGAVAGVLVAGYWVINRTRLRLRDLYTRDGIYWFRGGWNWRALVATLVGAVLAVGGAYGGPFPADGLIPFLKPLYDYNWAIGFASAFLVYVLLALPLKKKEETSERPGSSRIDPAAVDG